The window TGCGCCGCAGGTACTCCTTCATCAGCGCGGCCGCCAGGTCGGACCTGCGGTGGTGGAGCAGGTCCATGTAGAGGAAGGCGATGTCCGACGCCACGTCCCCCTGGCGAATGCGGTCGGAGAACTCGATGCAGTCGTAGGCGAGCACCGCGCCCCGACCGATCCAGACGTGCTCCGCGTGCAGGTCGCCGTGCCCGTCGCGGATGCGCCCGCTCCGCGCGCGCCGCTCCAGCAGCGCGCGCCGGCGCTCGAGGAAGTCGTGGTTGTAGTCCCAGACGAGCAGGTAGTCCCCGCCGCTCACGGTGCGGCCGAGGAAGGGGACGGTCTGCCGGAAGTTCTCCTGCAGGTTCTCCTCCAGGACCGCCACGCGCCTCAGGCGGGGCGCTGCCGGAGCGGCCGTCGCGTGGAAGGCGGCGATCCGCCGCGCGACGCGCCGGATCACGGCGGCGGTGGCCGCACGATGCGCCAGCAGCGTCGAGAGAAGACGGTCCGGCGGGAGCCTCCGCATCACCACGGCATGCTCGATCACGCGGCCGGGGGGGGAGAGGGAAAATCCCCCTCGTCCGGGGGCAGATTTCGAATCTGTCCCCTCTGCGTAGATGGGAACAACGTCGAGGTAGACGCCGGGCGCCAGCCGCCGGTTGAGCTCGACCTCCCGCCGGCAGGCGCGGGCCCGCCGCGCAGGCGTCGAGAAGTCGAGGAAGCCGAAGTCCACCGGTTTCTTGAGCTTGTAGACGCGCTCGCCCGCGATGAAGACCCACGACGCGTGCGTCTGGACGAGTTGCACCCGGGCGGGGCGATGCGGGTAGAACGACGGCCGCAGCATCGCCCGCACAAGGGGCGGGAGCGGCGCCGCGGGACGTGCCGGCCTGTGAGCCACGGATTCTCCCTGGCGAGCCTGTTTGTGATAGATTATACAACACACCCCTCGAGGGAGGGCGCAGCCATGACGCTCGTCAAGAAGTCCCAGCCGAAGGAGATCCTCTGCATCGTTTGTGGCAAGCCGGCGACCCAGTCCATCTGCATCACCTGCGAGGCCCGCATCCAGGGGGAGGCCATCGAGAAGAAGACGGAGATCGAGAAGAAGGGCCGCACCGAGGCTGGGCGGCAATAGTTGCACACCACTTCTGCAAAGTTTGCACACATTCCCCGTGCCCGCGATGTGCGCCGGGCCCGTCCGACCGTGTTCTCGACAAAGGAGATTCGCGTCGAGGCTGGCGTCTGCCGTCGAGTCCGGTGTGCATGATGCTCCTGGTTTATCAATGAGTTGACTGACGATGGCCCGCCCAGCAGCGTCCCGCTCCGCCGCCGGCGCATCGCAGCGGCCCGGGGGGTGGAGGATCATGGCACGGGAAGTGCAGGATAACGGGCGGGGGAGGGACAGGGAGATGCGAAAGAGGCTGGGGCACGCTGGCTTCACGATGGTCGAGCTGTCCGTCACCCTCGCGATCATCGGCATCCTGGCGGCGATCGCCGTCCCGTCGTTCGTCAACATGATGCCGCGGTTCAGGCTGGGCACCGCGACGCAGACGCTCTCCAACGAACTGGCGATGGCGCGCATGGCCGCGATCGCCCGCAGCGTCGACGCCGAGGTCGTCATCAACAAGGACACCGAGACGTACACGCTCGCCAGGACCGTCGGCGGCGCGCCGTACTCGCGCACGACCCTCGGCTCGTCGGTGAGCATCGAGAGTTTGACCTTCGGGGACGAGACCGGCGCGGGCACGAATGCGCCCTCGCCGTTCACGCTGCAGCTCAACGCGAACGGGACGACGAACGTCGGGCTCCAGCAGATGGCACTGCGCATCACGCTCGCGACCGACGACGGCGCCCACAAGCGCCGCGTCCTCGTCTGGGCGACCGGCCGCATCCACAGCCAGAAGTGGGCCGGCGGGAACTCCTGGGTCGCGGACTAGACGGCGGGGAGACGACGACGATGGCCAGGACGCGCGTTGCGGGGGGAGCGGCAGGCTTCACGCTCATCGAGGTCATGATCTCCATGTTCTTTCTGGCCTTCATCGTCGGCGAGATGGCGATGATCTCGACCTACGCGCGGCGCTCGACGGCGTTCGCGCAGCGGCTGACGGAGGCCAACATGTTCGCCGAGGCGGTGCTCGAGAAGTCGCGCAATACGGCCTGGAACAACCTCGCCACCCGCTTCAGCGCCCTGGACACCCCGCCGGACCCCATCGTCTTCGACCTGAACAAGGACGGCGTGGTGGAGAGCTACAACGAGACCTGCGTGGCCGGCGGCACGGTGACCACCTGCACCGCCGTCGCCGGCGCGTACACCATCGAGCGGACCGTGACCCAGTACCTGCCCACAGCGGGCGCGGCGTTCACCTCGGCGACGACGGCGGCGGACCTCGGTGTCACGGTGCGCTGGACGGACGCCAAGGGTGTCGCCCAGCAGGTCAGGGTCGCCACGGTGCGGGCGAAATTCTAGGGCCGGGCGCTGTGCAGCGCGGGGAGGATCGCGGCATGGACGTGAGGGGGCGGGAGACGGGCCGGCGGGTGATCCTGGGCTCCGGGGGGTACTCGCTCGTCGAGATGATGATCGCGATCGGCATGGCCGTGGTCGTCGGGGCGGGGCTCTACTTCGTCTTCACCGCGCAGCAGCGCTCCTCGCGCTCGCAGAAGACCTACAACGACCTGCAGACGACCTGCTCGTTTGCGCTGGACACCATCAAGAACGACCTGCTCCTCGCCGGCTACCGCGCGAAGAACGTCACGGAACCGATCAGCGCCGCCGGCGCGACGGCGGTGACCTTCGAGTTCTGGGACGACAGGGCCAGCTTCGAGCCTCCCTACGACGACATCACACAGTTCACCAACCACACGCAGGTCACCTACGGGCTCACGGGCGGCAACCTCACGAAGACGATCCGCCGCTGGCACACCCCGGGCGCGGGCGCCTACGACACCCCGCTGACCTTCACGCTCGCACCGAACGTCTCGGGCCTCGAGTTCCAGTACCTCAAGGAGGACAACCAGCCCTGGACGTCGGCCGAGCCGAAGAACCTCATCCGCAGCGTTCGCGTCTCGCTCCAGTGCCGGGCGGCGCAGCGGGACGCGAACTTCATCACGGCGAACATCGACAAGTTCCAGACGATCTCCCTCACCGCCGAGGTGCGCCCGCGTAACATCGCCGTCTCGGAGAACCCCGAGGACAAGACGCCGCCCGCGGTGCCGCTGAGCCAGCCGGGCTCGATCTTCAAGGCCTGGGACGAGGGGCAGTGCGGCTGCCTGCAGCTGAAGTGGACGCCGAACGCCGACAGCGACATCGCGGGCTACACCGTCTACTACGGCTTTGCCGCGGGGAGCTACATCGGCCGCGCCCGCGTCGTGCACCAGGACGCCGCCTACCAGTACTTCACGCTGCGCAACCTCGCGGCCGCCAACGTCCCCTACTACATCGCGCTCGCCGCCTACGACAAGTCCGGCAACCAGAGCGCCCTGTGCACCCCGATCTCGGCGAACCCGAACCCGAGCGTGCGCACGGAGGCCGGCTCGGGCAGCGACACGACGATAACCCCGCTGCCGCCCGCGGCGCCCGGCGCGCCCTCGGTGGCGACCCCGGCCGACAACCAGCTCCAGGTCAGCTGGACGAAGACCTACTCGGACTGCATGACCGCCCCGGTCTTCGGCTACCGCGTCTACCGCAGCGCAAATCCCACGTTCACCCCCCAGGGGACCGCGGCGGGCCTCGGCAACTGCATCGCCGACGAGCGGACCCTGGGGCCCGACGCGACGAGCTACCTCGACACCGGCGCCGACACGCCGGCGGGGTACCTGGTCGGCTGCGTGCCCTACTACTACAAGATCGCGACGGTCAACTGCGATCCGGCCCAGCTCTCCAACTACACGGACCCGGGGGCCGGGACCACGACGACCTACACCGCGGCCCAGTTCGCCTCGATCAGCGGCTCGCCGACCGACGGCACGCGCACCTCCTCCCCGGTCCTGAACTCCAAGGCCGGGTATCGCCGCATCATCCTCTCGGTCACGAACCCGTCGCGCGCCGCCGGGCAGTTCCCTGACTTCACATTCACGCGGATCTACTTCAGCACCGCCGGCTCCCCGCAGCTCAGCGAGACGCGCGATGCAGAAGGGTACAACGTCGTCACCGACCCGGGCGGCGGCCCGGCGCGCCTGATTCCCGACGGGGGCGGCATCGTCGCCGGCGGCG of the bacterium genome contains:
- a CDS encoding prepilin-type N-terminal cleavage/methylation domain-containing protein; amino-acid sequence: MARTRVAGGAAGFTLIEVMISMFFLAFIVGEMAMISTYARRSTAFAQRLTEANMFAEAVLEKSRNTAWNNLATRFSALDTPPDPIVFDLNKDGVVESYNETCVAGGTVTTCTAVAGAYTIERTVTQYLPTAGAAFTSATTAADLGVTVRWTDAKGVAQQVRVATVRAKF
- a CDS encoding prepilin-type N-terminal cleavage/methylation domain-containing protein: MRKRLGHAGFTMVELSVTLAIIGILAAIAVPSFVNMMPRFRLGTATQTLSNELAMARMAAIARSVDAEVVINKDTETYTLARTVGGAPYSRTTLGSSVSIESLTFGDETGAGTNAPSPFTLQLNANGTTNVGLQQMALRITLATDDGAHKRRVLVWATGRIHSQKWAGGNSWVAD
- a CDS encoding AAA family ATPase; this encodes MAHRPARPAAPLPPLVRAMLRPSFYPHRPARVQLVQTHASWVFIAGERVYKLKKPVDFGFLDFSTPARRARACRREVELNRRLAPGVYLDVVPIYAEGTDSKSAPGRGGFSLSPPGRVIEHAVVMRRLPPDRLLSTLLAHRAATAAVIRRVARRIAAFHATAAPAAPRLRRVAVLEENLQENFRQTVPFLGRTVSGGDYLLVWDYNHDFLERRRALLERRARSGRIRDGHGDLHAEHVWIGRGAVLAYDCIEFSDRIRQGDVASDIAFLYMDLLHHRRSDLAAALMKEYLRRTGDWEVRLLVPFYACYRAVVREKVESLRLADPGITAARKRAAARRAAGYFRLARELARRDARPRLILVGGLPGSGKSTVAGSLAGRIGADVLASDVLRKELSGAEPGARLAAPIGAGIYRPALTALTYRELLLRAERQLRAGRSVVLDASFARAVERRRAARLARAVGGILVPVECRCPDAVARRRLSSRSRPGYAGPSDAGWEVRRAMRLVFQPFGPDAVRVDTTRPLEECLARIAERAYPL